In the genome of Streptomyces fagopyri, the window ATGCCGGGATCCGACTTGCGGCGTCGCAACAGGAAGGGCCGGACCAGCCGGGCGAGCCGCTCGGCGGCCGCCGGATCCTGACCACCCTCGACGGCCTGCGCGTACCGCGTCCGGAACGAGCCGAGACTTCCGAGCAGACCCGGTGTCGTCCAGTCCAGGATCGCCCACAGCTCCGAGAGACCGTTCTCCACCGGCGTGCCGGTCAGTGCCACGCGCGCGCGTGCGCCGATGGTGCGCAGGGCCCGGGCCGTCGCCGAGTAGGGGTTCTTCACGTGCTGCGCCTCGTCGGCGACGACCATGCCCCAGGAGACCTCGCCGAGCCGGGCCGCGTCGAGCCGCATCGTGCCGTACGTGGTGAGCACGAACTCCCCGCCGCGCAGACCCTCCAGGCTGCGCGCGGAGCCGTGGAAGCGGCGCACCGGTGTACCCGGGGCGAACCTCTCGATCTCGCGCTGCCAGTTGCCCAGCAGTGAGGCCGGGCAGACCACGAGGGTGGGCCCCGCGGCCGAGTCGTCGGTCTGCCGGTGCAGATGCAATGCGATCAGCGTGATCGTCTTGCCGAGGCCCATGTCGTCGGCGAGACAGCCGCCCAGTCCCAGGGAGGTCATCCGGGCGAGCCAGGTGAGACCCCGCAGCTGGTAGTCCCGCAGTGTCGCGCGGAGTGCGACGGGCGGGCCGACCGGCTCCTGCGCCTCCGGGTCCGCCAGCCGCTCCCGCAGCGTCTCCAGCCACCCCGACGGTCGTACGTCGACCCTGCGGCCGTCGACCTCCGTGGAGCCCGTCAGAGCCGCGCTCAGCGCGTCGATGGGTGTGACCTTGCGGTCCTGGAGCGCCCGCGCGCGGCGCACCTCGTGCGGGTCCACCAGGACCCACCGGTCGCGCAGCCGCACCATGGGACGGTTCGCCTCGGCGAGCAGGTCCAACTCCTGCCGGGTGAGCTGTCGATCGCCCAGCGCGAACCGCCAGTCGAAGGTGAGCAGCGCGTCGGTGGACAGAAAGGACGGCGTGTCCGGCGAGATCTTCCCCGGCCTCCGCCCCTCGTCGGCCGGACCGACGACCGCGCGGGTCGTCAGTTCGCGTGCCGGCCCTTTCGGCCAGTGCACGTCGACGCCGGCGAGCCCCAGCAGACGCGCGCCCTCACCGAGGAGTTCGGTCATCTCCTCGTCCCCGAGTTCCACCGCGTCTGGGACCGCCGCCGAGAGCAGCGGCGTGAGCGGCTCCCAGGCGTGGGCCGCGCGGCGCAGGGCGAGCAGGACGTCCATCCGTGCTCGCGGGCCGAACCCCGACGCACCGGCCCAGACCGCGGAGGCGTCCGCGACGACTCCGGGATCACTCACGCTGTGCACCTGGAGCACCCCGCGGAACAGCACCCGTGTCCCGTCGGCCTCGACCGACGCCAGGCCCGGGATCTCGACGCGCAGCGAGAGGCGTACGCCCGCGTCGTGACCCGCGGCGACGTCGGCCGCCCATGCGCGCTGCCGCGGCACGTGTTGTGGTTCCTGAGCCGCGAAGGCCGGGCCGCCCGCGGCGAGCGACGCGGCGGGGGAGCGGGGCAGTGCGTCGGCCACGGCGTCGAGGAAGGCGCCCAGCAGCCGCCCCGGGTCGGGCAGCCGCGGCGGCTCGACGTCATCCACCGGCGCGGC includes:
- a CDS encoding DEAD/DEAH box helicase, whose amino-acid sequence is MQRIPAATPAEISELAHCCAVFMPAEPARTGRVVFWRPEGDVPPVVASGTPRDLTVVLPGEGGVEVVTVPAVEVPVRAALPVLTRARAAARPHRATAFWGAASVLALQLAARGLLLPGLTGDDHDAWRAGPLRADDLERLRELAAAMPPEAHAAPVDDVEPPRLPDPGRLLGAFLDAVADALPRSPAASLAAGGPAFAAQEPQHVPRQRAWAADVAAGHDAGVRLSLRVEIPGLASVEADGTRVLFRGVLQVHSVSDPGVVADASAVWAGASGFGPRARMDVLLALRRAAHAWEPLTPLLSAAVPDAVELGDEEMTELLGEGARLLGLAGVDVHWPKGPARELTTRAVVGPADEGRRPGKISPDTPSFLSTDALLTFDWRFALGDRQLTRQELDLLAEANRPMVRLRDRWVLVDPHEVRRARALQDRKVTPIDALSAALTGSTEVDGRRVDVRPSGWLETLRERLADPEAQEPVGPPVALRATLRDYQLRGLTWLARMTSLGLGGCLADDMGLGKTITLIALHLHRQTDDSAAGPTLVVCPASLLGNWQREIERFAPGTPVRRFHGSARSLEGLRGGEFVLTTYGTMRLDAARLGEVSWGMVVADEAQHVKNPYSATARALRTIGARARVALTGTPVENGLSELWAILDWTTPGLLGSLGSFRTRYAQAVEGGQDPAAAERLARLVRPFLLRRRKSDPGIAPELPPKTETDRAVSLTAEQTVLYEAVVRETLAEISGADSMARRGLIVKLITGLKQICNHPAQYLKEDPPRIPGRSGKLELLDELLNTILAEGASVLVFTQYVRMARLIERHLAARGVPTRFLHGGTPVNEREVMVQRFQEGEIPVFLLSLKAAGTGLNLTRAEHVVHYDRWWNPAVEAQATDRAYRIGQNRPVQVHRLIAEGTIEDRIAEMLRRKQRLADAVLGAGEAAFTELTDAELAELVALRGDTR